From the Oncorhynchus keta strain PuntledgeMale-10-30-2019 chromosome 13, Oket_V2, whole genome shotgun sequence genome, the window CGCTTCCCGCCATTGCCAACCCCAGCGCTCTTGTGGTCAGGACTCATGTTTTGGAGTTAACGGGAAGTAGCCTGGGGTAGGGAGTTGTTTCAGCCACAGACTCCCCATTATTTTGACTAGATACTCAAGTGGCCGCTCTAAcaataaaaatacatgtaaataAAATGGAAGGCAGTCGGGAGGAGGCAAGAGCAGGTGGGACCATtttagccaatgagagggcagatacgcctgcgaacaacaggcacaactccgatataaagtgtttttttttctcaaagttcCCGGTATGTCACATGTgctacttatatcagtacactagTAGTAACCTAAGCATTACGAACcttctattcgatcaaataagccaCAAGTAACAAATAAGCCTTTACATATTTGTTTtaaccaaattcgacactctcaTTGATCTCCATACAAAACTCCTCGCTTTGGTGAGCGAAAAAACCGCAAAACcgccacctgctggagaagacagattttgggcCTAGTTAtccctctcgcttcgcctcttcctctccgGTTCAGTTCATCAGATATAGACAGACTGGCTTGCGGCCTTAGAATCACCGAGCCCCGCGTGCGTGCTGCTGCCGCCTCTGGCTGCACTCTGCAGCAGACTTTGTTTGGGCGCGCGCTGCGGGTTGTAAACACTACTGTAGGCGCCCAACAAAGACAAACAATAAAAAAGAATAAAAACGAACAAATTTATACGATGTACATGGTGGCGGTAAGGGATAGTTCTTGGTGATTTGTTCCCCCTTTCTCCACCCTCCTGACAATACATAGGCttatctttctctcactctcaaaAAGGCTACCGTCTCTTTGCCCAGTGAAAAACTTGAATAAAGGGTTGAAAGACTCATTTGGAAGTCTCTTGAAAACTCACTAACACATCCTCAAAACGTTCGGTGGTGTTGTCTTCGAAATAAAGCTATGACATGTTTGATTGGTTTCTATTTCCCCATTTGTTTATTGCAGGACAAATACAGTATAATGCTATGGTTATACATTTCTTATATGACAGCCTCAGTTTTAAAATACCACCATGAATACTATTATTGTGTGCTATACAACACTCATTGACATATAATGTCAATGTAGCCAGTTATGGCTTTGCTTTTCATTGAACTAATACCAAGCAGCTGTCAAATACACTTATCTGTCAAACACACTGACTGGAACTAATTGAACATTTGTCAGAATTCAGTCAAGGTAGAAAGTCATGTTAAGACACTAGTCCCTCCCATTTGACACATGTGGTGTCAATGCACACATCACAGCGGGATGGTGCGATGCTTCTCTTGTGCTTAATTGTGTTCAGAAGAGATTAGATTGACGATTCAAAGCCTTCAAAGAGGATTATAGTCAATATGATTTAGTCACaactcgctcgctctctttcttttcATCCACATCTCCTCTCTTCAACCTGCCGTAGAGGAAGAAGGGGGGGCATTGGACAGGGACTGTCTAGGGAAGAAGAAACGAGGGcccaagaagaagaaggagacaaagaagaaggagaaagagaaagaaggaaaACTCTCCAAAGCTAAAAAACGGAAAAAGATTGTAAGCTTCTCGGACATGACCATATCACTCCATCTATAACCATACTTTCTGATCACACTTCATTCTATTTTCATTGCCCCCCCctttatgttctctctctctttctttctctctttccctgtctcccctcttctcctatcccctctcaggacagtgatgtagagagggactcggagcgagagagagactatgGAGAGAACTCTGACAGTGCAGCCAGCATCTTCGCTTgtgagaaaaagaagaagaagaaacacaaggagaagaaggagagaaaaaaacaaaagATGAAAAAAGACAATGGGGACAGCACGCAAGAGGAGACAATAAAGGTAAGGAcataacaaaaaaagtgttgtcATTGTTTTGCTTCTACTTGGCCTCACTCTGATGGCTCAAGTCTAGCGCTCTGATTGGTTGTTTCTTTCCACCAGCCAATAGAACAGAAGACGTCGGCCCAGCTGGCTAAAGACTGGGGTCTGGAGGATGTGGATCATACCTTCACTGAAGATGACTACCGCACACTCACCAACTACAAAGCCTTTAGCCAGTCTATGAGGTACTGTGGAGATGTCACGCAGCTGACTCTATTTAACTTGAAATCAGACAGGGCAGGTGGCAGAATGTTTAGCCTAGAAACATGTAGCTTATTGCGCCTTGTTCTCAGTCAAAGGGGACAAGTTACTGAGTTATTGATTGAGGTTAGATTCCTAACGTAATCATTTAGCTTCCCTTCTCCCCCtactcctcttcttcctcatcttcctcttcgCACCTCGCAGGCCCATGATCGCCAAGAAGAACCCTAAGATCCCGATGTCCAAGATGATGACCATCCTGGGGGTCAAGTGGAGGGAGTTCAGTTCCAACAACCCCTTCAAGGGCTCAGGTGCTGCGGCCGTGGCTGCTGCAGCCGCGGCCGCCGCCATTGCCGTCGCCGAGCAGGTCTCCGCATCAACCGCTTCCCCATCCCCGGAGCCCCCACCGCCCCGGAAGCAGCCCCAAACCCCCCGGCTGGCCCCCCAGCCGCCGCCCCCGCTCCGCAAGGCCAAGACCAAAGAGGGCAAAGGTAAGaaaaagaggaggggggaggagtctATTGTCATAGTATGTGTACAGTAGCAGGGTTTGAATTGGAATGGGTTTGGTCCTAACCAATTGCCCCGGTCCTCTCACTGTTTTTCAGGCCCTGGATATAAGAAGAGTCGCAGTAAGAGTCCTCGTGTTCTGGCTGAGAGGAAGAAGGCGGTGGCAGCggctgcagcagcagcagtagcggCGGCAGCAGCGAAGGCCAAGAAGATGGCTCCCATACGCATAAAACTAGGGCCTCTAGGCAACAAGAGGAAGAAGAGCAGCTCTGTGAGTTTCACTATGCTATGTAATGTATCCATATACATGTATAGATGTGCTGTGTGGGCTACTGTCTGTGGGAGCATGCAGGTGTGTGAGAGTCGACAGATTTGACTGTGcttctctatctcgctctctccctccctcccttcctctcagaGTGGGGATGATGTTGAGGAGGAAGATTCGGAGCAGGAGGACTCCAGTGTCCACAGCTCCTCGGTCCGCTCCGACAGCTCGCCCCGCGTCAAGAAGAACAAAAGAGGACGGCCcgccaagaagaagaagaaaagtaAACTAATCTTTTCTAATCTGGTGTCTCCCAATcactccctctatctctttccctctcttctctatctctctctctgtctcttgtcatCTCTCccgggtctgtctctctctgcctcatctctagaacctaaaagggttctttgtctgtccctataggagaaccctttgaataaccctttttggttccaggtagaacccttttgagttctacctggaaccaaaaagggttctcctatggggacagccgaagaacacttttggaaccgttttttctaagagtgtaccttGCCCGCttatctttctctccatctttctctctctctatggtctctctttctccacaacatctctccctctatctccctcacaTTGTTATACTCCCTAATtttctcccccacccctctctctgtcagtgctgGGTGAGGGTGATGTGGAGGTGGATGGTTATGAGACAGACCACCAGGACTACTGTGAGGTCTGCCAGCAGGGAGGGGAGATTATTCTGTGTGACACCTGTCCCAGAGCCTACCACCTGGTCTGTCTGGAGCCTGAGCTGGAGAAGGCCCCCGAGGGCAAGTGGAGCTGCCCCCATTGTGTGAGTTACTGTAATGCTCAAAATTGGTTGTAATCATCACATCTGCGGTTGATTTATATTATTGTATGGAATAATATATTACCATttcacaccatatacacactatTCCTTTAAGTGCTCCTCCACCTATTCATTCTCCATggtctcattctcctctcatgtcccgctcctctcctcttctcctctcctgcaggagaaagaggggatcCAGTGGGAAGCGAAGGATGAGGACTTTGAGGAGTttgaggaggagagtgaggacaTGGTGGTACCAGAAGTACCTGGGGTTGGACTGCTGGTAGGActggatgaagaggaggatgagcaCATGGAGTTCTGCAGGGTCTGTAAGGATGGGGGGGAACTATTATGCTGCGACACCTGTCCCTCCTCCTACCACATCCACTGTCTCAACCCGCCCCTGCCTGAGATCCCCAACGGAGAGTGGCTGTGTCCGCGCTGCACTGTAAgttatgtttgtttgtttctaCTTTGTGTGGAGCGCTTTGATTCTATTCTTCATTTTCGTCTTCTTCCCCCAGTGTCCTGCCATCAAAGGCAGGGTACAGAGGATCCTCCACTGGCGATGGGGCGAGCCCCCCGATCCTGTACCCGTGCCCCCTGCCCACGATTCTCCCCCTGATGCTCCCCCGCCACCCCCCATGAAGGGCAGGGCCGAGAGAGAGTTCTTTGTCAAGCTGGCCGGACAGTCCTACTGGCACTGTACCTGGATCACTGaactacaggtgtgtgtgtgtgtgtgtgtgtgtgtgtgtgtgtgtgtgagagagagagagagagagagagagagagagagagagagagagagagagagagagagagagagagagagagagagagagagagagagagagagagagagagggagagggagagagtgaaacagTTGGAGAAGAGGCTGATGAGATAATATGAACAGCTGAAACGCTTGGCATGCAAGTGTGTCTACCACCTGTATTTATTGCCTTCCTTGTTTTCATTGAACAcattctctctattcctctcctctttttcatccctccatccgtctAGCTGGAGATCTTCCACTCGGTAATGTTCCGTAACTACCAGAGGAAGACAGATATGGACGAGCCTCCCAGTCTGGACTATGGGtcggggggagaggaggagagtgttaaGAGTGAGAAGAGGAGGCTGAAAGACCCCGACTATGCTGCCCTGGATGACAAGTTCTATAAATACGGCATCAAGCCTGAATGGATGATGGTACACCGCATCATCAACCACAGGTacgtgtgtgtgagggggggcggtgtgtgtgtgtgtgtacgtgcgtttGCTAGTTTATGGATTGGTATTTCTGCAGTTGAGGCCGTAATGTGTGCGTTTTTCCCAGTGTGGACAAGAAGGGGATTTACCACTACCTGGTCAAGTGGAGAGACCTGACCTACGACCAGTGCACATGGGAGAGAGACAATCTGGAAATGCCAGAGTTTGTCATCCACAAGGCCAACTACTGGGCACACAGGTACTAGACTACTGTACTGGCCAACTGGCATCCATGTTGGCACCAAACACTAAAACATTCAAACTGTCTCAAACCAAGTTTGCCCAACTCTGTAGGCTATTGTATATGGCTCAAGGACACTGGATTTGAtaggttgattgattgattcaggGATGAGGTGATGAAGGAGGCCCCAGACATGCCGAGGAGGATGAGGAGCATGAGGATGGAGGAGAGCGAAGACCCACACAGATCACCTGTCAACGACGTGAGTTCTGATGAGCTCACTCACTCTGTAACAGCCACATCTATTGGTCGTCATTCTGGTCGCCAATCAACGAACACTTCCAAGTCAAAACTCTACTATCCTTCTTTACTTGTATGCCAATTATGTTGGTCTCATTTTTTCCCCCTTAAATCAATATCCAGCCTACTCATTCCTTGTATTTATCTTCCAGCCTACGATAAAGTACGAGGAGCAGCCAGACTTTGTGACAGCGACGGGGGGCACTCTGCACCTCTACCAGCTGGAGGGGCTCAACTGGCTGCGTTTCAGCTGGGCACAGGGCACTGACACCATCCTGGCAGACGAGATGGGGCTGGGCAAGACTATCCAGACCATCGTCTTCCTCTACTCACTCTTTAAAGAGGTAGGACACCACTGTCAGGTGGCTCTGTGTACtatgtacacctgtatttggtatTGCCAGTGCTTCTAGTCCCTTCTAGTTCTTGTTAGGGATTctagtcctgtgtggctcagtttgtagagcatggcacttgcaatgcctgttttgtgggttcgattcccatgggggGACCAGTACAAAGAAGGTATGAAAATAtttgcactcactactgtaagtcactctgcataagaatgactaaaatgtaaattgcAATGCAAATTCCTTAACATATTCAGCTCTATTCTATGCATTATCAATGGGTCTTTCTGCATCACAGTCACCATTGGAAATATGGTCCAtctcttctctttccttcccCCCACAAAGGGCCACACCCGTGGCCCGTTCCTGGTGAGTGCCCCCCTCTCCACCATCAttaactgggagagagagtttgagaTGTGGGCCCCGGACTTCTACGTGGTGACCtacacaggggacaaggacagcaGAGCAATCATCAGAGAGAACGAGCTGACCTTTGACGACACGGCCATTAGGGGAGGGAAGAAAGCCTTCAAACTGAGGGTGAGGAAggaggggacggagggagggaggagaggaacgaCAAGAGTGATAGAAAAGAGATGAGAGATTGCTGCAATCCTGTGTATCCTTTTATTACGACCTCAACTAATCTCAgcatctccttccccctcctccttccactTCTCTCCCAATACTATCTCCCCCCACATACCCCTCtcgatctccctccctctctttctctcttctccagaGAGAAGCCCCAATAAAGTTCCATGTCCTGTTGACCTCCTATGAGCTGGTGACGATAGACCAGACCTCCCTGAAGTCTATAGACTGGGCCTGTCTAGTGGTGGACGAAGCCCATCGCCTCAAGAACAATCAGAGCAAGGTTGGCtccctctgtttgtgtgtgtgagtgtgagtgtgtgtgtgtgtatgtgtgtgcactgTATAGAACCTTACTGAATTTCCTCTTCAAAGGCAATAAAAGTCCAATCAATCAATGAATTATTGCCTGCgatttctcttctctccctggtcAGTTCTTCAGACGTCTGAATGACTATAAGATTGACCACAAGCTGCTGCTGACTGGTACTCCTCTCCAGAACAACCTGGAGGAGCTGTTCCACCTGCTCAACTTCCTCACTCCCAACCGCTTCAAGTAGGGCCAGCCTCAcgcgcacacattcacacataaaACCACGTACACATAACACGTATAGACTGATACACACTTGGACGTGCTGTATGTATAGACGTGCACACTCCAGGAAACTGGCTAACAGACATAACCAGTCACACATCTCTACCTCTACTTACATGTTTTCAACCAAAATGgcccctttctctctcgctctccctgcctccctcccctctcgcCACCCTCTCTCTGTAGTAACCTGGAGGGGTTCCTGGAGGAGTTTGCCGACATCTCCAAGGAGGACCAGATCCAGAAGCTACATGACCTGCTGGGCCCACACATGTTGAGGAGGCTGAAGGCTGACGTCTTCAAGAACATGCCGGCCAAGACAGAGCTCATCGTACGAGTGGAACTCAGCCCCATGCAGAAGTAAGGgttgtagggagggagggaggttagggagggagggaagggaaggggtaaGGAAGGATGAGAGGACAGGAAAATAGAGAAGTAGTGatgcatggagggagggagggcaggaatAGAGAGAGGTAGTGATGAAAGAAAGGTCATGAAAGAGTGAGGGAAGAACggaaagaagaggggagggaaggtgaATAGTGtggtagatggagagatggaaaaaaacagagagagggagtatttGACTAGTTAATCATAAAAACAATCACACTCTAACTGTGCCAGTCTCAATTGATGTATTTTTAACAGGAAATACTACAAGTTGATTCTGACGAGGAACTTTGAGGCTCTGAACTCGAAAGGAGGAGGTAACCAGGTGTCTCTACTCAACATCATGATGGACCTGAAGAAGTGTGCCAACCACCCCTACCTCTTCCCTGTTGCCTCCATGGTAACTATCGTCATAATTATTTATAGTCATTTATGTTACAGGAATACTGTATCAACATTTTCCACTGTAAGACTGTAATTCACCTCTGAATTGCAGTACAGTGACACCTTCTGGTAGATTTGAGTATTATAGCTACAAATATATAGAGCCTATTACAGTCCAGGGGGGAAATCTAGCAATATGCATGAATGTAAATATGTCCAAACATAGATGTTTATGAAATATAAAAAGTTTATATTCTTTAAGTTATTTATCAGATGACCTTGTCCGGTGATTTAAAATAAGCAAGTTCAGTAAAGAAGCTATATCTGTGTATATGTCATCACATGGACACGGTGTGTTTTCTTTACCGTGGTATTAGGAAGCCCGTAAGACTGCAAGCGGAGCGTACGAGGGCACGGACCTCACAAAGGCTTCTGGGAAACTGACTCTTCTGCAAAAGATGATGAGAAAACTGAAGGACCAAGGTCACCGCGTGCTCGTCTTCTCACAGGTtggtacgcacgcacgcacacacacacacacacacacacacacacacacacacacacacacacacacacacacacacacacacacacacacacacacacacacacacacacacacacacacacacacacacacacacacacacacacacacacacacacacacacacacgggcactgTTAGCACTTCCGTAAACCATttcgctgttctctctctctcctccctgtctctcctccctctctggtaGATGACTAAGATGTTGGACCTGTTGGAGGACTTCCTGGACTTTGAGGGTTATAAGTACGAGAGGATCGACGGAGGAGTCACAGGGGCTCTGAGACAGGAGGCCATAGACCGGTTCAATGGTGAGGGAGACACTCATAGTCTAAGGGCTCTATAAACAAAAGCCACGCCTACAGATGAAAGGGGCCTTTTTAGTTTTTTTGTGAGATTTGGGTGTGTGTAATACAAGTccaccctccctctatctctctcagcTCCTGGTGCGCCTCAGTTCTGTTTCCTGCTGTCCACCAGGGCAGGGGGTTTGGGTATTAACCTGGCTACAGCTGATACCGTCTTCATCTTCGACTCAGACTGGAACCCCCACAATGACATCCAGGTAGAATGTCTGCCATTCACTGCCATTCTATAGCCCACAATGCACTCAGATCTGTCATTAATCTACATTTTCATCAATG encodes:
- the LOC118392011 gene encoding chromodomain-helicase-DNA-binding protein 3 isoform X4, coding for MSSPLRSCEEYKGMLVNSKGGDFDEEEDDGDLDENASDINSPAAPRETATLAAPEEEGGALDRDCLGKKKRGPKKKKETKKKEKEKEGKLSKAKKRKKIDSDVERDSERERDYGENSDSAASIFACEKKKKKKHKEKKERKKQKMKKDNGDSTQEETIKPIEQKTSAQLAKDWGLEDVDHTFTEDDYRTLTNYKAFSQSMRPMIAKKNPKIPMSKMMTILGVKWREFSSNNPFKGSGAAAVAAAAAAAAIAVAEQVSASTASPSPEPPPPRKQPQTPRLAPQPPPPLRKAKTKEGKGPGYKKSRSKSPRVLAERKKAVAAAAAAAVAAAAAKAKKMAPIRIKLGPLGNKRKKSSSSGDDVEEEDSEQEDSSVHSSSVRSDSSPRVKKNKRGRPAKKKKKMLGEGDVEVDGYETDHQDYCEVCQQGGEIILCDTCPRAYHLVCLEPELEKAPEGKWSCPHCEKEGIQWEAKDEDFEEFEEESEDMVVPEVPGVGLLVGLDEEEDEHMEFCRVCKDGGELLCCDTCPSSYHIHCLNPPLPEIPNGEWLCPRCTCPAIKGRVQRILHWRWGEPPDPVPVPPAHDSPPDAPPPPPMKGRAEREFFVKLAGQSYWHCTWITELQLEIFHSVMFRNYQRKTDMDEPPSLDYGSGGEEESVKSEKRRLKDPDYAALDDKFYKYGIKPEWMMVHRIINHSVDKKGIYHYLVKWRDLTYDQCTWERDNLEMPEFVIHKANYWAHRDEVMKEAPDMPRRMRSMRMEESEDPHRSPVNDPTIKYEEQPDFVTATGGTLHLYQLEGLNWLRFSWAQGTDTILADEMGLGKTIQTIVFLYSLFKEGHTRGPFLVSAPLSTIINWEREFEMWAPDFYVVTYTGDKDSRAIIRENELTFDDTAIRGGKKAFKLRREAPIKFHVLLTSYELVTIDQTSLKSIDWACLVVDEAHRLKNNQSKFFRRLNDYKIDHKLLLTGTPLQNNLEELFHLLNFLTPNRFNNLEGFLEEFADISKEDQIQKLHDLLGPHMLRRLKADVFKNMPAKTELIVRVELSPMQKKYYKLILTRNFEALNSKGGGNQVSLLNIMMDLKKCANHPYLFPVASMEARKTASGAYEGTDLTKASGKLTLLQKMMRKLKDQGHRVLVFSQMTKMLDLLEDFLDFEGYKYERIDGGVTGALRQEAIDRFNAPGAPQFCFLLSTRAGGLGINLATADTVFIFDSDWNPHNDIQAFSRAHRIGQANKVMIYRFVTRASVEERITQVAKRKMMLTHLVVRPGLGSKAGSMSKQELDDILKFGTEELFKDEIESGDNRDDEGSVIHYDSSAIERLLDRSQDATDDTDMQNMNEYLSSFKVARYMVREEDKIEEVEREIIKQEECVDPEYWEKLLRHHYEQQQEDLASKLGKGKRNRKPVNYNDAAQEDQDNQSEYSVGSEEEDEDFDERPEGSRRQSRRQMRNERDKPLPPLLARVAGNLEVLGFNTRQRKAFLNAVMRWGMPAQDAFSCQWLVRDLRGKSEKEFKAYVSLFMRHLCEPVADGAETFADGVPREGLCRQPVLTRIGVMSLVKKKIQEFEHINGRWSLPELKPEMKPEALRPEVSVSSSSRASSPGGTMKTATPTPDPSCTSDNTPCTSKPATPAPSEKLEKNGKDGEKEEGEKEEGKAPSEPEKDGEKETEGGKALAGNRSADAEVPPIPTKEAPQDLSPSTTTDREESGTKEEGKETKTTDTPPAPVEEKKGEEESTEGAPGGTTKQGSAVKDEKPGSVTLLPGEKIEEEEKGREKENDKGSEEAPVATEASDNKEKMDRQLPSDVMKEEVKGEKDAGKEVAKEEVAKDTLPKPPIIPPERRRFMFNIADGGFTELHTLWQNEERAAISSGKMNEIWHRRHDFWLLAGIVLHGYARWQDIQNDPQFAIVNEPFKSQANKGNFLEMKNKFLARRFKLLEQALVIEEQLRRAAYLNMTQDPVHPAMALNARFAEVECLAESHQHLSKESLAGNKPANAVLHKVLNQLEELLSDMKADVTRLPATLSRVPPIAARLQMSERSILSRLASKGTDTHTPPTIPPGPYATPQNFGPAFTPVPPGVLPMGGANYSQMPPGSFVSVLNGPPLSVKKEREAEQLLSRRDHRFGEVICIDD
- the LOC118392011 gene encoding chromodomain-helicase-DNA-binding protein 3 isoform X2 translates to MSSPLRSCEEYKGMLVNSKGGDFDEEEDDGDLDENASDINSPAAPRETATLAAPEEEGGALDRDCLGKKKRGPKKKKETKKKEKEKEGKLSKAKKRKKIDSDVERDSERERDYGENSDSAASIFACEKKKKKKHKEKKERKKQKMKKDNGDSTQEETIKPIEQKTSAQLAKDWGLEDVDHTFTEDDYRTLTNYKAFSQSMRPMIAKKNPKIPMSKMMTILGVKWREFSSNNPFKGSGAAAVAAAAAAAAIAVAEQVSASTASPSPEPPPPRKQPQTPRLAPQPPPPLRKAKTKEGKGPGYKKSRSKSPRVLAERKKAVAAAAAAAVAAAAAKAKKMAPIRIKLGPLGNKRKKSSSSGDDVEEEDSEQEDSSVHSSSVRSDSSPRVKKNKRGRPAKKKKKMLGEGDVEVDGYETDHQDYCEVCQQGGEIILCDTCPRAYHLVCLEPELEKAPEGKWSCPHCEKEGIQWEAKDEDFEEFEEESEDMVVPEVPGVGLLVGLDEEEDEHMEFCRVCKDGGELLCCDTCPSSYHIHCLNPPLPEIPNGEWLCPRCTCPAIKGRVQRILHWRWGEPPDPVPVPPAHDSPPDAPPPPPMKGRAEREFFVKLAGQSYWHCTWITELQLEIFHSVMFRNYQRKTDMDEPPSLDYGSGGEEESVKSEKRRLKDPDYAALDDKFYKYGIKPEWMMVHRIINHSVDKKGIYHYLVKWRDLTYDQCTWERDNLEMPEFVIHKANYWAHRDEVMKEAPDMPRRMRSMRMEESEDPHRSPVNDPTIKYEEQPDFVTATGGTLHLYQLEGLNWLRFSWAQGTDTILADEMGLGKTIQTIVFLYSLFKEGHTRGPFLVSAPLSTIINWEREFEMWAPDFYVVTYTGDKDSRAIIRENELTFDDTAIRGGKKAFKLRREAPIKFHVLLTSYELVTIDQTSLKSIDWACLVVDEAHRLKNNQSKFFRRLNDYKIDHKLLLTGTPLQNNLEELFHLLNFLTPNRFNNLEGFLEEFADISKEDQIQKLHDLLGPHMLRRLKADVFKNMPAKTELIVRVELSPMQKKYYKLILTRNFEALNSKGGGNQVSLLNIMMDLKKCANHPYLFPVASMEARKTASGAYEGTDLTKASGKLTLLQKMMRKLKDQGHRVLVFSQMTKMLDLLEDFLDFEGYKYERIDGGVTGALRQEAIDRFNAPGAPQFCFLLSTRAGGLGINLATADTVFIFDSDWNPHNDIQAFSRAHRIGQANKVMIYRFVTRASVEERITQVAKRKMMLTHLVVRPGLGSKAGSMSKQELDDILKFGTEELFKDEIESGDNRDDEGSVIHYDSSAIERLLDRSQDATDDTDMQNMNEYLSSFKVARYMVREEDKIEEVEREIIKQEECVDPEYWEKLLRHHYEQQQEDLASKLGKGKRNRKPVNYNDAAQEDQDNQSEYSVGSEEEDEDFDERPEGSRRQSRRQMRNERDKPLPPLLARVAGNLEVLGFNTRQRKAFLNAVMRWGMPAQDAFSCQWLVRDLRGKSEKEFKAYVSLFMRHLCEPVADGAETFADGVPREGLCRQPVLTRIGVMSLVKKKIQEFEHINGRWSLPELKPEMKPEALRPEVSVSSSSRASSPGGTMKTATPTPDPSCTSDNTPCTSKPATPAPSEKLEKNGKDGEKEEGEKEEGKAPSEPEKDGEKETEGGKALAGNRSADAEVPPIPTKEAPQDLSPSTTTDREESGTKEEGKETKTTDTPPAPVEEKKGEEESTEGAPGGTTKQGSAVKDEKPGSVTLLPGEKIEEEEKGREKENDKGSEEAPVATEASDNKEKMDRQLPSDVMKEEVKGEKDAGKEVAKEEVAKDTLPKPPIIPPERRRFMFNIADGGFTELHTLWQNEERAAISSGKMNEIWHRRHDFWLLAGIVLHGYARWQDIQNDPQFAIVNEPFKSQANKGNFLEMKNKFLARRFKLLEQALVIEEQLRRAAYLNMTQDPVHPAMALNARFAEVECLAESHQHLSKESLAGNKPANAVLHKVLNQLEELLSDMKADVTRLPATLSRVPPIAARLQMSERSILSRLASKGTDTHTPPTIPPGPYATPQNFGPAFTPVPPGVLPMGGANYSQMPPGSFVSEAPEVPGGGGAGFLKTKEHDIMQRQRVVDLWKDGKSEGSIGQELRMPKSTVHSIIVKYRLSNTVENLPRNGRPKKP